A segment of the Frankineae bacterium MT45 genome:
CAACCCAGGCCGCCGCACGTTCCTGAAAGGCATGGCCGCCGGCATCGCCGGTATCGGAGCTATCCCGCTGCTGGACGCCTGCACCGGCGGAAGTTCGGGCAGTTCGGGTTCATCCGCCTCCAAGACGACCACCCTTGGCTCGAGCGCCTCCGACGACGTGCCGAAGAAGGCGATCGCCGGAATGGTGAGTGCCTTCGAGGCATCCTCGGGCGACAAGGTCACCATCAACACCAAGGCCCACAACGACTTCCAGAACCAGATCAACAGCTACCTCCAGGGCAGCCCGGACGACGGCTTCACCTGGTTCGCCGGCTACCGGATGAAGTACTACGCGAGCAAGGGTCTGGTCGCCCCGATCGACGACGTCTGGGAGAAGATCGGCGCCGACAACTTCAGTGAAGGCATCATCGCCGCATCCACCGGTGATGACGGCAAGAAGTACTTCGTGCCGAACTACAACTATCCGTGGGCGGTCTTCTACCGCAAGAGCGTCTTCGCGGCCAAGGGCTACGAGGTGCCGACCACCTGGGACGCCTACAAGGCGCTCGCGGTGAAGATGCAGAAGGACGGCCTGATCCCCATCGCCTTCGCCGACAAGGACGGCTGGCCGGCGATGGGTACCTTCGACTACCTGAACATGCGCCTCAACGGCTACCAGTTCCACATCGATCTGATGGCGCACAAGGAGACCTGGGACCAGCAGAAGGTGAAGGACGTCTTCGACGAGTGGAAGGCGATCCTGCCCTACACCACACCTGGCGCGCTCGGCCTCACCTGGGAGGAGGCGGCCGGCTCCATCGCCAACGGCAAGGCCGGCATGTACCTGCTCGGCTCCTTCGTGACCCAGCAGTTCACCGACCCGGCCGTGCTGGCCGACATCGACTTCTTCCCGTTCCCGGCCCTGGCCGAGGCCAACGGGCAGGACGCCATCGAGGCGCCCATCGACGGCTTCATGCTGTCGAAGAAGGGTGGCGACAACGGCGCCGCCCGGGCGATGCTCGAATACTTCGGCAGCGCCGACGGGCAGAACGCCTACGCCAAGCTCGACCCGAGCAACGTCGCCACCAACAAGAAGGCCGACACGTCGACCTTCACCCCGATCCAGGCCAAGGCCCAGAAGGTCATCTCCGAAGCGAAGAACATCTCGCAGTTCCTCGACCGGGACGCGCTTCCGGCCTTCGCCAACAACACCATGATTCCCGCGCTGCAGACCTTCCTGAAGGACGGCAACTTCGACACCAAGAACGTCGAGGCCCAGGCCAAGACCCTCTACGCCCAGCAGTAGCCCAACGCTGAGCCTGCGATACAGCAGCGACGCAAAACCAGGGTTCCGGTCGGCCGCACCGCTCAATCGGTAGCGGCCGGCCGGGGCCATTTTGGAGTAGACGTGAGCACTGACGCCGCAATCGAAGCCGCGCCCAAACGAAAGACCCGACGCGTCCAGCGGTTGACCAAGCGCGACAAGATCACGCTCGCGCTCATGGTCTCGGTACCGGTGCTGATCGAAGCGGTTCTCATCTGGATCCCGACCGTACTGTCGGTGCTGCTCTCCTTCACGACCTGGAACGGCCTGAGTCTCAGCGATATCAAGCCGGCTGGCTTCACCAACTACACCTTCATCTTCAAGACCTACCCGCCGTTCTGGCCGGCGATCGAGCACAACCTGCTGTGGCTGCTCTTCCTCTCGTTCGTGGCGACCCCGATCGGGCTGCTGCTGGCGGTGCTGCTCGACCAGCAACTGCAGGGAAGCCGCATTTATCAGACGGTCTTCTTCATCCCGGTCATGATGTCGCTCGCCCTCGTCGGCATCATCTGGCAGTTGATGTACTCGCGTGACCTCGGCCTGATCAACAGCGTGCTGGGGACGGCCGGCCATAAGAATGCGATCGACTGGCTCGGCGATCCGAGCATCAACATCTGGGCGGCGCTGATTGCGGCCACCTGGAAACACGTCGGCTACATCATGATCCTGTACTTGGCCGGTCTGAAGGGCATCGACCCGTCCATCAAGGAGGCCGCCGCGATCGACGGCGCGAGTGCGACTCAGACCTTCTTCCAGGTGGTCTTCCCGGCCATGCGCCCGATCAACATCGTGGTTGTGGTCATCACGATCATCGAATCGCTACGGGCCTTCGACATCGTCTACGTCTTCAACGGTGGCACCAACGGGCTGGAACTCATCAGTGCCCTGGTCATCCAGAACCTCGTCGGTGAGGGGCAGGTGATCGGGGTCGGCTCGGCGCTGGCCGTCATCCTGCTGGTCGTCGCCCTCATCCCGATCGTCACCTACCTGTCCCGCACGTTCAGAAAGGAGGAGCGCTGATGTCACTCGCCACTGAGGTTCCGTCGGCGGCCGATCTGGATCCGATCGGGGCGGCTACCAAGAAGCCGGTGAGCCACGCCAAGCACCACTTCGGCGTGCACATCTTCCTGATCGTGATGTCGATCGTCTGGCTGATTCCGCTGCTCTGGACGCTCTACACGTCGCTGCGACCCAAGGCCGAGACCGACAAGTACGGCTTCTGGAGTTGGCCGCGGAGCATCACCCTGAACAACTTCACCCAGGCCTGGAACCAGGGTGGCTTCTCGCAGACGGTGATGAACTCGGTCTACATCGTCGTGCCGGCGGTGCTCCTCACCCTCTTCTTCGCCTCGATGATGGCCTTCGCCGTCTCCCGCTTCTCGTGGAAGTTCAATGTTTCACTGCTGATCATCTTCACCGCCGGCAACATGCTGCCACCGCAGGTGCTGGCCGCGCCGCTCTTCGAGATGTTCCGACACACACCGATCCCGTACAGCATCAGCGACTCCGGTGACCTGCTGAATACCTACTACAGCGTCATCGCGGTGAACGTCGCCTTCCAGCTCGGCTTCTGCACCTTCGTGCTCAGCAACTACATGAAGGCGCTGCCGATGGAGCTAACCGAGGCGGCGATGGTCGACGGCGCCGGGGTGTGGCGGCAGTACCGGCAGATCATCATGCCGCTCTGCCGCCCGGCGCTGGCCGCTCTGGGAACGCTGGAGGTCATCTGGATCTACAACGATTTCTTCTGGGCGTTGCTATTCATCAATACCGGATCCCGCTTGCCGGTGACCACGGCGATCAACAACCTCAAGGGTCAGTTCGTCACCGACTACGGCCTGCTGGCGGCCGGCGCGACGATCACGCTCATCCCGACGCTGGTGATCTACCTGCTACTCCAACGGCAGTTCGTCGCCGGGCTGACCCTGGGCGGCAGCAAGGGCTGACACGTTTCACTCGGCACCGGTTGAGACCCCCGACCGCCGGTGCGCTCCGGCAACTGTCGTCGAAAGGCTTGAGAATGCAGGACTCCCACGCTTCGCTCAGTTCGGTCCAGCCCGGTTCCGGACGAGCCCAGCCCCGCGCGAGGCTCCGCAGCAGCGCGCACCAATTGGACCTCACCGGCACCTGGCGTTTCCACTGGTCGGCGCTGAGCGCCGAGGCCACAGCCGGTTTCGAGAGCAGCGACTTCGACGACTCGGAGTGGGATGAGATCGCTGTCCCCGGTAACTGGCAGCTGCAGGGCGGGGCGGAGTACCGGTACGGATCACCCAACTACACGAACGTGCTCTACCCGTTCCCGGTCGAGCCGCCGTTCGTCCCGGACGAGAATCCGATCGGGGAGTACCGCCGCAGCTTCGAGTTAGAACCCGACGGGCCCGACGGTGCCGCCGCGTGGTGGCGCTCCGCGGTGATTCGCTTCGACGGCGTCGACTCGCATTTCGTGCTCTGGTGCAACGGGGTCGAGGTGGGCTTCTCCACCGGCAGCCGCCTCACCGCTGAGTTCCGGATCGGAGAACTGCTACGTCCGGGGCGCAATGTCGTGGCCGTGCGCGTCCATCAGTGGTCGGCCGCCAGCTACGTCGAGGACCAGGACATGTGGTGGTTGTCCGGGATCTTCCGCGACGTCACCCTCATCGAGCGGCCGGCGGATCGGCTGGACGACGTCTTCGTCCACGCGGACTACGACGCCGCCACCGGGTCGGCGACCCTGAGAGTGGAGACCAGCGCGCCGGCCGTGATCAGCTGTGCCGAACTGGGCCTGGCCGGCGCCGAATCGGGGACCACCCATGTCATCCCCGCGGTCGATGCGTGGACGGCCGAGACCCCACGGCTCTATGAGGTGACGGTGGCGACCGCCGGCGAGTCGGTTCAGGTGGCGGTCGGCTTCCGGCGCGTGGCGATCGTGGACGGCGTCTTCACCGTCAACGGTTCGCCGATCCTGCTGCGCGGGGTGAACCGCCACGAGTGGCACCCCGATCGGGGCCGGGTCATGGACGCCGAGACGATGCTGGCCGACGTACTGCTGATGAAGCGTCACAACATCAACGCGGTCCGTACCAGCCACTACCCGCCGCACCCTGACTTCCTCGACCTCTGCGACCGGTACGGGCTCTGGGTCGTGCTCGAATGCGACCTGGAGACCCACGGCTTCGAGCCCAATGAATGGCGGCGCAATCCCTCCGACGACCCACAGTGGCGGGAGGCGCTGCTGGACCGCATGCAGCGCACGGTCGAGCGGGACAAGAACCACCCCTCGATCATCATCTGGTCGCTCGGCAACGAATCCGGTCACGGCGCGAACCTGGCCACGATGGCGCAGTGGGTGCGCGAGCGGGACCCGGATCGCCCGATTCACTACGAGGGTGACTGGGACAGCGCCTACGTCGATGTCTACAGCCGGATGTATGCCACCCACGCCGAGGTCGATGCGATCGGGCGCGGCGAGGAGCCGCAGACCGTCGATCCGGCCAACGACGCACACCGCCGCAGCATCCCGTTCATGCAGTGCGAGTACGCGCACGCGATGGGCAACGGGCCGGGCGGCCTCACCGAGTATCAGGAGCTCTTCGAGAAGTACCCGAGAATCATGGGTGGTTTCGTCTGGGAGTGGATCGACCACGGCGTCTGGCGGCAGACGTCTGATGGCGTCGAGTACTTCGCCTACGGCGGCGACTTCGGTGAGGAGCGCTCCGACGGCAACTTCATCACCGACGGGCTGCTCTTCCCCGACCGCACCCCGTCGCCCGGTCTCGTCGAGTTCAAGAAGGTGATCGAGCCGGTGCGCATCACCGTCACCGGCGAGGGTGCGACCCTACGCAATCTGCGCGACTTCGCCGACACCAGCGACCTGCGCTTCGTCTGGGAGATCGCCGAGGAGGGTGTCGTCGTGAGCGCCGGTGAGCTGCCGGTCGCGCCGTTGCCGGCCGGTGGGTCAACCACCGTGGCGCTACCCGAGATTGCCGCCGAGGCGACCCGGCGCTGTTCGGGTGAGGTCTGGCTCACCCTCCGCGCGGTACTGGCCAGCGACCAGCCCTGGGCGCCGGCCGGCCATGAGATCAGTTGGGGGCAGAGCCAGCTGACGGCGCCGGATCCCCTTGATTCCAAGCCGCTTCGCGACCTCGACCGGTCGCAGTTCGACGCGCGCACCGGACGTCTGCTGCGCATCGGCCAGATGGATGTCGGGGGGCCGCAGCTGGACCTGTGGCGGGCGCCGACCGACAACGACCGCGGCGAACACGGGGTAGCACTGGCACCGCTCTGGCGCCGGCTCGGTCTGGATCGGATGCGGCATCGCACCATCGACGTAGACCTCCAGCCGCGTCAGCTCGCCGTCCGAACCCGGGTGGCCGCCTCATCGAGCGATCTCGGACTCTTCGTCACCTACCGCTGGAGACCGCTGGCCGACGAGGGCCTGCGCCTGGAGGTGCAGGTCGAACCGGATGGCGAGTGGCCGGCCCCGCTGCCCCGCCTCGGACTCCTGCTGCAGCTGCCGAGTCGAATCACCGACGTCGAGTGGTTCGGCGGGGGACCGGGGGAGGCCTATCGGGACAGCCAGGCCGCGGCCCGCGTCGGGCGGCACCGGCTCAGCGTGGAGGAGTGGCAGACGCCGTACGTCTACCCGCAGGAGAACGGCAATCGCAGCGGGGTTCGCTGGGCCCGACTCACCGATGCCGACGGTGCCGGAGTACTGATCGCCGGTGACCCGACGGTCGAGCTGACCGTGCGGCGCTGGACCAGCCACGACCTCGACCACGCTCAGCACACCTTCGACCTGCGTCCCCGGGATGCCGTCTACGTCAACGTTGATCTGGCTCAGAACGGCCTCGGCACCGCCTCCTGCGGCCCGGGAGTCCTTCCTCAACACGAGCTGCGGGTGGAGCCGGTGACCTTCGCGGTCTGCTTCACACCCCTGCCAGCGGCGACCGGACCGGCGCGATGAGCGAGGAGCCGATCGCAACCGAGGAGCCGGAGACGGCTGCGGAGTCGGATTCGATCGAGGGGCTAGCGGCGGCCGATGGGTCAGAGCTGCCCGGAGAACCGAGCCCAAGGCGCGAACCGGTCCGCACCCTCCTCTCCGACGGGCGGGAGCTGCTCTACTTCGACGACGAGCCGGGACAGGCGCACACGGGCGTCGACCAGCGGGGCCTGGAACCGTCGGTGATCACCTCACAGGCCCGCTGGGACGTCCTCACCCGGGAGTGGACGGTGATCGCCGGTCATCGTCAGCAGCGCACGTTCCGGCCGTCGACCTCGGATTGCCCGCTCTGCCCGACCCGAGGCGAGATGCTCACCGAGGTCCCCGAAGATCACTACGACGTCGTGGTCTTCGAGAACCGCTTCCCGTCGCTGGCCGCCTCGGCCGCGGCAAACGTCCCGACGGTTGATGAGTCGCCGTTCCGCTCCGGACCCGGGGTGGGGCGCTGCGAGGTGGTTGTCTTCACCGACGATCACACCGCATCCTTCGCCTCGCTCACGCCCCGGCGGGTGGAGACGGTGATCGACGCCTGGACCAATCGCACTGAGGAACTGCTGGGCCGTCCAGACGTCAGGTTCGTCTACTGCTTCGAGAACCGGGGAGACGAGATCGGCGTGACGCTGGCTCACCCGCACGGGCAGATCTACGCCTACCCCTTCGTCCCGACGCGCATCGCCCGCACCGGCAGGTCCTTCCTGCAGGCGTCGGCCGGTGGCCAGGGGTGCCTGCAGTGCAGCCTGCTGGAGGCCGAGCTCGCTGCGGCCGAGCGGATCGTCAGCGCGACCGAGCACTGGGTGGCCTACGTCCCGTTCGCCGCCCGCTGGCCTTACGAGGTGCGCATCGTGCCCCGCCGTCACCTGGGCACCCTGCCGGAGTTGCGGGGCGCCGAGCGTCGCGAGCTGGCCCACGTCTACCTCGATGTGCTGACCCGCTTCGATCGGCTCTGGGACGCACCGGCCCCCTACATCGCGGGGTGGGATCAGGCTCCGAACGGCGACTGGGGCCAGGGGTGGCACCTGGCCTGCGACATTTTCACGATCCAGCGGGCGGCCGGCAAGCTGAAGCACCTGGCCGGCTCCGAGTCCGGCGCCGGCGTCTGGATCAACGACGTCTCACCCGAGCGAGCGGCGGCCCGGCTGCGAGGCTCGGGCTGAAGAGATCGCAGTGAATCCCAACTGGAACTGATTTGTTATCTCACTCCCGCATCAGAATGGCGCCGCGAGGCGTCTAGTAGATGAGCGGATCAATTCGGTCCGAAGTCGTCGCGTCGCGGGTTGGTGAGGGCCACGGTGTTCAAGATGGTGTCGAAGCGTTTGTACTGTGTTTTATTGGCATCGGTGGCGATTGGTGCCGCCGTCTGTTCTGCGCCGGCGGGGCCGGAAGCCGCGGCGACGACTGGGCGGTCCAGACCGGCCAGCGTGGCCGCACTCCAACCTTCCCTGGGGCTCACCCGGGCGCTGACTCTCGAGTCATCGCAGACGGCTGAACCCACACCCCACCCGAAGCCTGCGCTTCGCTCAACTGCTGAGCAGGGGCCGATCGCCCCGCCAGCATCGATCGCAACCCCGCGGGCGACCACGTCCCCGCGGCCAAGCACAACCCCGCAGCCGACCCCGACCCCGCGGCCAATCGCCAGCCCGCGGCCGATCGCAAGGCAGCGCGCCTTCGCCACACAGCTGCCGCCGGTCACTCAGCGCGTCGTCCTCCGTCCGGTGACCGCGGCCGGCCGGCCGGCTTACGGCTACACCGTACGTGGAGCGCTCGGCATGCCGGTCTCCTGCTCTCGGGGCGGCGCACTCTCCTCCGACGCTGCGGTAGATCCAAATATCCTGCAATGCTTCCCGACCGCAGCGAATGCCGAAGCTTGCTGGGCCGCGGTCGCACCGGCGACGCTGCTCTGCCTGCTGCACCCCTGGTCACATTCGCTGACACTGGTCAAGGCTGACTCGAACGCCGGCAAGACGATGCCGCCGGCCCATCCGCGGCCGATCGGCCTGCTGCTAACCGACGGTGAGAATTGCCAGTTGCGAGATGGCGGAGCATGGAGCGCGCCGGCGGCGGAGCCGTCCTGGACCGGGTACTACTGGTGCAGCGGAGGCCATTACATCTTTGCGCCGGACAACCAACCGGGGTCGGATGGGTTGAATCACTCGGCGCCGCTTTGGCGGGCTGAGGTCGGGACCTGGACCGGGAAGCTCCGCAGCATCGGGGTGCGCACCGCCTACTACGTCGGCACGGCTTCCTAGGCCGGGCTTCGTAGGCCGGGCTTCGTGGGCCGGGCTTCGTGGGGGGAGGCCCCGCTACCGGGGGTGGCGGGGCTTCTTCTCCTTGGGCTTGCCGTCCTTGGACGCGCCCTTGTCGGCGTACTTCTTGCCGCCAGCTGAGCCGACCGACCCCGGACGGCTGGGACGCCGGCCCTGGTACCCGCCGTCACCGGAGGGGGCCATCTCGGCTGCCGAGGCGAGGGCGAGCTCGATCAGCTGCCCGGAGATGCGCGTCGACTTGAGCGCCTCCAGCGTGCTTGGTGAGAGGTTTCTGGGCAGTTCCACCAGCGTGTGATCGACCCGGATGTCGATCGCCCCGAAGTCGGCCCGGCCGAGGCCGCCCTCGTTGGCGATGGCGCCGACGATCGAGCCCGGCATGACCTTCTGCCGGCGTCCGACCCGGATCCGGTACGTGGCCATCTCGACGTCCGAGCGGCGAGGGCGTCCCCGGTCGTCGCCGTCGCCGCGACGCGGGCGCTCGGGGCGTGATCCCCGCTCGCCTCGGACAGGACGGTCACCGCTGTCTCGGGCCGCCCGTCGTGGGGCCGGTGGCTCGGGCTTCAGCAGGAAGGAATCCTCCTGCGAGAGCACGGCGAGAGCGGCGGCCACGTCCACCACTGGCACGTTGTGTTCACGCTGGTAGTCCTCGATCAGCCCGCGAAACAAGGAGATCTCCGGCGAGAGCAGGCTGGTGGTGATGGCGTCGGTGAACTTGGCGACCCGGGAGGTGTTCACGTCGTCGACCGTCGGCAGCGGCATCTCGGTGACCGGCTGCCGGGTGGCTCGCTCGATCGAGGCCAGCAGGTGCTTCTCCCGGGGGGTGACGAACATCAACGCCTCGCCGGAGCGGCCGGCCCGCCCGGTGCGGCCGATGCGATGCACGTAGGACTCGCTGTCGTGCGGGATGTCGTAGTTGAGGACGTGGCTGATGCGCTCCACATCCAGCCCGCGGGCGGCCACGTCGGTGGCGACCAGGATGTCGAGGTCGCCCGACTTCAACTGGCCGATGGTCCGCTCCCGCTGGGCCTGCACCAGGTCGCCGTTGATTGCCGCCGCCGCGAAGCCGCGGGCCCGCAGCCGCTCGGCCAGGTCCTCGGTGGCGCTCTTGGTGCGGACGAAGATGATCATCGCCTCGAACGGCTCGACCTCCAGGACCCGGGTCAGCGCGTCCAGCTTCTGGGCGTTGGCGACCTGGATGAAGCGCTGCCGGGTGTTGGCGGCCGTCATCGTCTTGGACTTGACCGTGATCTCGGCCGCGTCGGTGAGGTACTTCTTGGAGATCCGCCGGATCTGCGAGGGCATGGTGGCCGAGAAGAGGGCGACCTGCTTCTCCTTCGGGGTATCGGCCAGGATCGTCTCGACGTCCTCCTGGAATCCCATCTGCAGCATCTCGTCGGCCTCGTCCAGCACCAGGAAGCGCAGCTTGGTCAGGTCGAGCGTCTTCTTGTTGAGGTGATCGATGACCCGCCCCGGCGTGCCGACGACGATATGAGCACCGCGCCGCAGCCCGGCCAGCTGAATGCCGTAGCTCTGACCCCCATAGATTGCCAGCACATTCAGCCCCGGCATGTGATGCGCGTACTTGCTGATGGCCTCCGACACCTGCAGCGCGAGCTCGCGGGTCGGGGCCAGGATGAGCGCCTGAGGTTCGTGCTGGGTGAGGTCGATCTGCGAGAGGATCGGGATGGCGAAGGCCGCGGTCTTTCCGGTACCGGTCTGGGCCAGGCCGACGACATGACGTCCGGAGAGCAGGGCGGGGATGGTGGCGGCTTGAATGGGTGAGGCGCTTTCGTAGCCCACGTCGCCCAGCGCGCGCAGCACGCGGTCGTCGATGCCCAGGTCAGCGAAGGAGATCTGCTCGTCGTCGGAGTTCGTCATCGCACTCCAGCTTAGGCGACTGAGAGAGCAGGTATGACCGCTAGTTGGGACTCTCGTCGAGCACGAGCGCACCCTGGTACACCGCACGGATCAGTTCGTAGCGCCCGGCGTGCCCGGTCTTGGTGTAGATCCGCGAGAGGTACACCTCGACGGTCTTCGCGCTGTAGTGCAGCGCCGCCGCGACCTGCTTGTTCGACATTCCCTCGCTCACCAGCCGCGCGATGTTCGTCTCGGACGGGGTGAGGCTCACCGTCGGCTGGTTTCCGGTGTGCCGGGCCGCGTCGCTGCTGCTCTTGGCCGACGCGGTGCGCTGCCGCCACGGGGTGGCCCCGACCGCGTCGAAGCCGTCGAAGGCGGCGGCCAGATTGGTGTCGGCGTCGGTGCCCAGCTCGCCCAGCACCAGCTGGCATTTGGCGTGCTCGAAGGTGAGCCCCTCGCGCTGGGCGATGAGCGCCGCCGAGTGCGCGGCCTGCACGTCGCCGACCGCCGCGCCGAGCGCCCGCAGCGAGTAGACGTCCAGCAGCGACCAGCTCACCGGACGGAGCAGCTCAAAGTTCCGCTTGGCGATCACGCTGGCCTGCGTCGGGTTGCTCTCCAGCAGGACGTCGACCAGTTCGTGGGCCACCAGGCTGAGGTAGACGTAGCGGCGGGCCCGGGCCGCGAACTCGTAGTAAGAGCGGAGCATCTGCTGCGCGTTGGCCGAGTCACCGCGCAGGCGGGCGATGCGGGCGCGGGCCACCACCTCCAGCGGGTCGACGAAGGCACCGGTTCCGCGGAGCTTCTCGCAGACGGCAGCGGCCTCGTCGAGTTCGCCCCGATCGCTGAGGATCAGCGTGGTGATGGCCCGGATCACCCGGAGCGGACGCTCGTTGCCGAAGGTCTCCAGCATCGGCAGCGTCGCCTGGGCCGAGGCCAGAGCCTCACTCCAGCGCCCGCGTAGCCACCCGATCATCACCTCGCTCACCTCGGCGAAACCGCCGGAGCTGACCCCGACGATGCCTTCGCGCAGGCGCTGGACCTCGGCGAAGTCACTCTCGGCCTCGCCCAGGCCGGCCGGACCCTGGACGGCGAACTGAGTCACCGTCGGTTTCAACTCAGCGCGGATGGTCGGCGGGAACGACTGGAAATGGGTCTGGAGGATCCGCCGCAG
Coding sequences within it:
- a CDS encoding carbohydrate ABC transporter membrane protein 1, CUT1 family, which gives rise to MSTDAAIEAAPKRKTRRVQRLTKRDKITLALMVSVPVLIEAVLIWIPTVLSVLLSFTTWNGLSLSDIKPAGFTNYTFIFKTYPPFWPAIEHNLLWLLFLSFVATPIGLLLAVLLDQQLQGSRIYQTVFFIPVMMSLALVGIIWQLMYSRDLGLINSVLGTAGHKNAIDWLGDPSINIWAALIAATWKHVGYIMILYLAGLKGIDPSIKEAAAIDGASATQTFFQVVFPAMRPINIVVVVITIIESLRAFDIVYVFNGGTNGLELISALVIQNLVGEGQVIGVGSALAVILLVVALIPIVTYLSRTFRKEER
- a CDS encoding UDPglucose--hexose-1-phosphate uridylyltransferase, whose amino-acid sequence is MSEEPIATEEPETAAESDSIEGLAAADGSELPGEPSPRREPVRTLLSDGRELLYFDDEPGQAHTGVDQRGLEPSVITSQARWDVLTREWTVIAGHRQQRTFRPSTSDCPLCPTRGEMLTEVPEDHYDVVVFENRFPSLAASAAANVPTVDESPFRSGPGVGRCEVVVFTDDHTASFASLTPRRVETVIDAWTNRTEELLGRPDVRFVYCFENRGDEIGVTLAHPHGQIYAYPFVPTRIARTGRSFLQASAGGQGCLQCSLLEAELAAAERIVSATEHWVAYVPFAARWPYEVRIVPRRHLGTLPELRGAERRELAHVYLDVLTRFDRLWDAPAPYIAGWDQAPNGDWGQGWHLACDIFTIQRAAGKLKHLAGSESGAGVWINDVSPERAAARLRGSG
- a CDS encoding beta-galactosidase, whose protein sequence is MQDSHASLSSVQPGSGRAQPRARLRSSAHQLDLTGTWRFHWSALSAEATAGFESSDFDDSEWDEIAVPGNWQLQGGAEYRYGSPNYTNVLYPFPVEPPFVPDENPIGEYRRSFELEPDGPDGAAAWWRSAVIRFDGVDSHFVLWCNGVEVGFSTGSRLTAEFRIGELLRPGRNVVAVRVHQWSAASYVEDQDMWWLSGIFRDVTLIERPADRLDDVFVHADYDAATGSATLRVETSAPAVISCAELGLAGAESGTTHVIPAVDAWTAETPRLYEVTVATAGESVQVAVGFRRVAIVDGVFTVNGSPILLRGVNRHEWHPDRGRVMDAETMLADVLLMKRHNINAVRTSHYPPHPDFLDLCDRYGLWVVLECDLETHGFEPNEWRRNPSDDPQWREALLDRMQRTVERDKNHPSIIIWSLGNESGHGANLATMAQWVRERDPDRPIHYEGDWDSAYVDVYSRMYATHAEVDAIGRGEEPQTVDPANDAHRRSIPFMQCEYAHAMGNGPGGLTEYQELFEKYPRIMGGFVWEWIDHGVWRQTSDGVEYFAYGGDFGEERSDGNFITDGLLFPDRTPSPGLVEFKKVIEPVRITVTGEGATLRNLRDFADTSDLRFVWEIAEEGVVVSAGELPVAPLPAGGSTTVALPEIAAEATRRCSGEVWLTLRAVLASDQPWAPAGHEISWGQSQLTAPDPLDSKPLRDLDRSQFDARTGRLLRIGQMDVGGPQLDLWRAPTDNDRGEHGVALAPLWRRLGLDRMRHRTIDVDLQPRQLAVRTRVAASSSDLGLFVTYRWRPLADEGLRLEVQVEPDGEWPAPLPRLGLLLQLPSRITDVEWFGGGPGEAYRDSQAAARVGRHRLSVEEWQTPYVYPQENGNRSGVRWARLTDADGAGVLIAGDPTVELTVRRWTSHDLDHAQHTFDLRPRDAVYVNVDLAQNGLGTASCGPGVLPQHELRVEPVTFAVCFTPLPAATGPAR
- a CDS encoding ATP-dependent RNA helicase CsdA, giving the protein MTNSDDEQISFADLGIDDRVLRALGDVGYESASPIQAATIPALLSGRHVVGLAQTGTGKTAAFAIPILSQIDLTQHEPQALILAPTRELALQVSEAISKYAHHMPGLNVLAIYGGQSYGIQLAGLRRGAHIVVGTPGRVIDHLNKKTLDLTKLRFLVLDEADEMLQMGFQEDVETILADTPKEKQVALFSATMPSQIRRISKKYLTDAAEITVKSKTMTAANTRQRFIQVANAQKLDALTRVLEVEPFEAMIIFVRTKSATEDLAERLRARGFAAAAINGDLVQAQRERTIGQLKSGDLDILVATDVAARGLDVERISHVLNYDIPHDSESYVHRIGRTGRAGRSGEALMFVTPREKHLLASIERATRQPVTEMPLPTVDDVNTSRVAKFTDAITTSLLSPEISLFRGLIEDYQREHNVPVVDVAAALAVLSQEDSFLLKPEPPAPRRAARDSGDRPVRGERGSRPERPRRGDGDDRGRPRRSDVEMATYRIRVGRRQKVMPGSIVGAIANEGGLGRADFGAIDIRVDHTLVELPRNLSPSTLEALKSTRISGQLIELALASAAEMAPSGDGGYQGRRPSRPGSVGSAGGKKYADKGASKDGKPKEKKPRHPR
- a CDS encoding hypothetical protein (manually curated), which translates into the protein MAALQPSLGLTRALTLESSQTAEPTPHPKPALRSTAEQGPIAPPASIATPRATTSPRPSTTPQPTPTPRPIASPRPIARQRAFATQLPPVTQRVVLRPVTAAGRPAYGYTVRGALGMPVSCSRGGALSSDAAVDPNILQCFPTAANAEACWAAVAPATLLCLLHPWSHSLTLVKADSNAGKTMPPAHPRPIGLLLTDGENCQLRDGGAWSAPAAEPSWTGYYWCSGGHYIFAPDNQPGSDGLNHSAPLWRAEVGTWTGKLRSIGVRTAYYVGTAS
- a CDS encoding carbohydrate ABC transporter membrane protein 2, CUT1 family yields the protein MSLATEVPSAADLDPIGAATKKPVSHAKHHFGVHIFLIVMSIVWLIPLLWTLYTSLRPKAETDKYGFWSWPRSITLNNFTQAWNQGGFSQTVMNSVYIVVPAVLLTLFFASMMAFAVSRFSWKFNVSLLIIFTAGNMLPPQVLAAPLFEMFRHTPIPYSISDSGDLLNTYYSVIAVNVAFQLGFCTFVLSNYMKALPMELTEAAMVDGAGVWRQYRQIIMPLCRPALAALGTLEVIWIYNDFFWALLFINTGSRLPVTTAINNLKGQFVTDYGLLAAGATITLIPTLVIYLLLQRQFVAGLTLGGSKG
- a CDS encoding carbohydrate ABC transporter substrate-binding protein, CUT1 family, coding for MSGELPNLAGFNPGRRTFLKGMAAGIAGIGAIPLLDACTGGSSGSSGSSASKTTTLGSSASDDVPKKAIAGMVSAFEASSGDKVTINTKAHNDFQNQINSYLQGSPDDGFTWFAGYRMKYYASKGLVAPIDDVWEKIGADNFSEGIIAASTGDDGKKYFVPNYNYPWAVFYRKSVFAAKGYEVPTTWDAYKALAVKMQKDGLIPIAFADKDGWPAMGTFDYLNMRLNGYQFHIDLMAHKETWDQQKVKDVFDEWKAILPYTTPGALGLTWEEAAGSIANGKAGMYLLGSFVTQQFTDPAVLADIDFFPFPALAEANGQDAIEAPIDGFMLSKKGGDNGAARAMLEYFGSADGQNAYAKLDPSNVATNKKADTSTFTPIQAKAQKVISEAKNISQFLDRDALPAFANNTMIPALQTFLKDGNFDTKNVEAQAKTLYAQQ